CGCAGGTAGGTCGAGTCGTCTTCCCACGGGTAGGTGGTGCTGTCGTCGACCTCGAGCCCTCGCCACCGCGCGTCCCCGGCGAACACGTCGGCGTACGCTGCGGTGAACATCTCCGGCCTGAGCGCGCTCTGGATCACTGCGTCAATCTCGGCCTGGGTCGGCCAGAGGTCCTTCAGGTAAACGCCGTCGGCGATCGGCTCCGCGGTCAGATCGATCCCGAGCCGCCCGGCCAGCGCGTACGCGACCACCAGCGGCGGCGAGGCCAGGTAGTTCTGCCGCACGTCAGGCTGGATCCGGCTCTCGAAGTTCCTGTTCCCGGACAGCACTGCGGCCACGGACAAGTTGTTGCTTTTGACAACTTCAGTAACCCCGTCGGCCAGCCCGCCGGACGCCCCGATGCACGTCATGCACCCGAAGCCGGCCAGATGGAACCCGAGCTTCTCCAGGTACGGCGTGAGCCCGGCCGCGGCGTAGTAGTCCATCACCACTTTCGAGCCGGGCGAGAGCGTCGTCTTCACCCAGGGCTTGGTCTCCAGCCCGAGCTCGACCGCCTTCTTCGCCACCAGCCCGGCGGCGACCATCACGCTGGGGTTGGAGGTGTTAGTACAGGATGTGATCGCCGCGATCACCACAGAGTCATCAGAAAGTCCTTCTCCTGAAGACTTGTCGTGGGCCACCTCCGTCAGCGCGATACGTTGGTTCGGCCGGTTCGGCCCTGCGATCGACGGGACCACCTCCGCCAGGTCGATCACCAGCTCCTCGTCGTACAGGATCTTCGTGGTGTCGTGCCAGAGACCTTGTTCTTTGGCGTAGTTCTCGACCAGGTCGACGTGGTCCCGCCCGGTGAAGCGCAGGTAGTCCAGCGTCCGCTCGTCGATCGGGAACCACGCCACCGTCGACCCGAATTCCGGGCTCATGTTCGCGATCGTCGCGCGATCGGGCACCGGCAGGTCGGCCAGCGCCGGACCGTGGAACTCCACGAGCTTCCCGACCACCCCGTGCGCCCGCAGCCGCTCGGTGATCGTCAGCACCAGATCCGTCGCCGTCGACCCAGCCGGCAGCGCACCGACCAGCCGGACGCCGACCACCTTCGGGATCACCATCGAGACCGACTGCCCGAGCAGCGCGGCCTCGGCCTCGATCCCGCCGATCCCCCAGCCCAGTACGCCGAGCCCGTTCACCATCGTCGTGTGCGAGTCCGTCCCCAGACAAAGATCCGGGAACGCCTTCCCGTCGCGCACCTCGACCACCCGCGCGAGCTTCTCCAGGTTGACCTGATGCATGATCCCCGCCCCCGGCGGCACCACCTTCAACTGCTCGAACGCCTGCTGCCCCCAGCGCAGGAACCTGTAGCGTTCCCCGTTCCGCCGGTACTCCAGCTCGACGTTCCGCTGCATGGCGTCGGGCCGCCCGAACACATCGGCAATCACCGAGTGATCGACCACCAGCTCCGCCGGCACCAACGGATCGACCCGCGCCGGATCCCCGCCCAGCTCGACCATCGCGTCTCGCATCGCCGCCAGATCAGCCAGCACCGGTACGCCGTTGGTGTCGTGCAGAAACACCCGCGACGGGTACACCTCGATCTCACCCGTTGCCCCGGGCACCCAATTCGCCAGTACGTCGCTCGCTGTCCCGTGCCTCAGAGCGTTCTCCAGCAAGATCCGCAACGTCCGGGGCAGATGCTCAGGAGCAATCCACCGCAGAGGTTGGTAGTCAGGTCCGATCATGCCGACGCAATCGCCTTGGCTACAGCGGAACCGAACTCCGCCGTACCGGCCGTGCCGCCCAGGTCCCTCGTGCTGACCCCCGCGCGGATCGTCGCGAACAACGCGTCGTCGACCAACTGGGCCGCCTTGCTCGCTGCCGGGTCATCGCACCGGCGCCCCAGCCAATCCAGCAGCATCCCACCGGAGCCGATCATCGCCGTCGGGTTCGCCAGGTCGCGCCCCGCGATGTCCGGCGCCGAACCATGCGCCGCCTGTGCCATCGCCCGCTCGGCCGACGCGTTCACCGACGGCGCGATCCCGAGCGACCCGGCCAGCTCACCCGCCAGATCGGACAGGATGTCGCCGAACATGTTCTCCGTCACCACGACGTCGAAGTCGGCGGCCCGGCGTACCAGGTGCACGGTCATCGCGTCGATGTGGAAGTCGTCGACCTCGACCTCGGGATAGTCCGCGGCGATCTCCCGGCAGATCGCCAGGAACATCCCGGTCGACACCCGCAGCACGTTCGCCTTGTGCACGACCGTCAGGTGCCTGCGCCGCCGCCTGGCCAGCTCGAACGCCTCCCGCGCGATCCGCTCGATCGCCGGGCGCGTGAACACGCCCATCGCGATCGCGACGTCCTTCGTCGGCATGTACTCCCCCGTGCCGGCGAACGTGTTCCGGTCGGCGTAGAACCCCTCGGTGTTCTCCCGCACCACCACCAGATCGGTCCCGCGATCGTCGAAGGACCGAGCCGGCCGGATGTTCGCGTACAGGTCGAAGTGCTTGCGGATCGCGCCACTCGGATTGAGCTCCGAGCGATGCGGTTCCGGGTACGCCGCGCTGTCGTGCGGGCCGAGCAGCCAACCATCGAGCTCACCGAGCGTCTCCAGCGTCGCGGCCGGCAGCGCGCTGCCGTGCGTCTCGATCGCCGCGGCGCCCAGCGGCAGCGGGACCCACTCGATCGGCGCCGCACCGGCCGCGACGACGGCCGCGTCCATCACCTCGACCGCGGCCGGGACGATCTCCGGGCCGATGCCGTCGCCGAGCAGGATGCCGAGCCGGTAGCTGCGGGGGGTGGGGTTCACGCTGGTTCCTCTCCGGGGTGGTGGCGACTACTGTGCTTCGTTATAACCTGATGCGTCAAGTGGTCTCGCCTCACGGTCTCACGCGTTGAAATCAGCAGTTATCCTCAAATTCATGGTTATAACGCACTGAAGCATCGGGCTTGCGATAAGTTTGAGCCCCGGCCGGAGGGAGGTGCGATGGACGAGCAGAACGGGAACCGCCCGACCAAGGCGGAGGCGGCGTACGGGCTGGTCCGCGCCCGGATCCTGAGCGGCGAACTGGTCGCCGGCGCGGTGATCCAGCAAGGCCCGCTGGCCCGCGACCTGGGCATCAGTACGACGCCCCTGCGCGAGGCGCTGCGCCGCTTGATGAGCGACGGCCTCGTCGAGCTGGACGCCCATCGCGACGCCCGGGTGACCTCACTGACCGCCGAGGAAGCGCGCGACCTGCTGGAGATCCGTCGCTCACTCGACCCATTGGCCGCAGGCCTAGCCGCCGAGCGCCGTACGCGGGCCGAGCTGGACACGATCCGAGCCACCGCGACCGAGCTGCTCCCCCTGCGCGCCGACCCGGCGTCGTACGAGCTGGCCACGCACCGCCGCTTTCACTCCGCGATCTACCAGGCGTCCCACAACCACCTGCTGATCCAGTCGCTCGACGCCCTGTGGGACAAGGCCGACCGCTACCGCCGCCTCGCGCTGGAGACCGGCCGCTCGGAGGAAGACTTGGAACGCACCCGCGCGGACCACCTGGCCTTGGTCGAAGCCATCGCCACCCGCGACAGCGAAACCGCGGCCGCCGTCATGCTCGCCCACGTTAACGCCAGCCTCGGCGCCCGAGCCGCCACCCACCTGCACGAAGGCGACAACGCTCATGCCTGATGCCCTCTGGACCGGCTACCGCTTCCGCGAGGTCGACGCCGACGGCTGGTCGACCTTCTGGCGCCTCGACCCCCGCGGCCAGGCGACCGGCCTCCACGATTGGCACGGACGCGCCGACCGTCCCGGCCATCGCCTCTGGTCCCGGGCCGCAACGCCGGCCGGCGTACGAGCCTCCTGGCGCACGACAGCCACCGAAGTACGCCTCGAGCTCCGCGCCGCCCTCGACATCTACACCAAGCTCGCGCCCGTCGACTTCCTCGTCAACGGCGAGCTCTACCGGCGACACGAGCTGGAGATCGGCGAGCAGCAACTCGTCGTCGACCTCCCCGGCGACGACGTCGACCTGACCATCTGGCTCCCCCAGGCCGGCGCGATCGCCGTACGAACGACGAGTTTCACCGGCGACGCGATCCCCTCCCCACCGACCGGCCCCCGCTGGCTCACGTACGGCAGCTCGATCACCCAGTGCACCGGCGCCTACGGCCCGTCCGAAACCTGGCCGGCCCTCGTTGCCCGCCGCCACGGCTGGGACCTCACCGCCATGGGCTTCTCCGGCGAGTGCCACCTCGACCCCATCGCCGCCCGGACGATCCGCGACACCCCGGCCAGACTCATCTCCCTCTGCCTGGGCATCAACATCTACGGCGGCGCCACCTTCAGCGGCCGCACGCTCCCCGGCCAGGTCGAGTCCTTCCTGCACACGGTCCGCGACGGCCACCCGCACACGCCGATCGTCCTGATCACCCCGCTCGTCGCGCCGGAGCACGAGGGCAAGCCCAACGAGGTCGGCCTCACCCTCGACGACGTCCGCGCCTGCATCGAGCTCGGCGCCCGCTCACTCGCCGACCCCGACCTCCAACTCATCGACGGCCGCACGATCCTCACCCCCGAAGAAGCCAAGGCCCTGTACGCCGACGACCTCCACCCCGGCCCCGACGGCTACCGCCTGATCGCCGACCGCCTCGCCCCGCTGCTCACGCTCCCTCTCTGAGCACCCGGTCCAGCACCACCGCAAACCCCTCGGCCGCACTCCCGAATCCTCCGTGGTCCCCCGGGAACACGGAGGCCGTCTGCCCCATCCCTTCAGCCAAAGCACTCGCCGCCCGCCCCGGCGGCTCCTCGGCGGACAGCTCCCCCACCCCCGCCACCACCCGCACGCCGTCCAACTGCTCCAACTCCACCCGGTACCGCCCGAACGACGGCACCTCGTACCCGATGAAGAACCCGAAGTTCCGCTGCATCCGCTCCTGAACCTCACCACTCGGCTCAGGAATGGACCCCGGCCCCAGCTCGTCCTCCCCAGCAGGCGCCTCAGCCTCCTCGCCCCCGGCGAACCCCGCGTTGAACACCTCCAACGCAGCCCAAGGCCCACCCGCCCGGAACGTCTCCTCCACGTCATCCATCAACTGGCTCCAGTGAGCCCGATCCGGCAACAGGTGAAACAACGGCGGCTCATGCGCCACCACAGTCCCCACCACCTCCGGACACCGAGCCGCCAGCTCCAGCGCGATGATCGCCCCCGAACTGTTCCCGAACACCTCAGCCGGCGCCCCCGGAGACACCACCTCCAACAACCGCCGAGCATCCTCAGCATGCGTCGAGATCTCCTGCGCCGAGGGCTCCCCCTCCAACGGACTCCGGGAGTTCCCCCGCCGGTCATAAGTCACCACCGTGTACCGCCCGGCAAACGCCTCGGCCAACGGCGCATAGGCCTCAGCGTCGTACACGCCCCCACAGATCAACAACAGCACAGGCCCCGCGCCACGCACCTCGTAGTACAACTGCGCGCCGGGAACCGCCAACACATCACTCCGCACGACAACCTCCACACCTAGGACACTCGAACACTCCCCAGTCGAAGCCGCGTCCACCTTCTTGCGCTCGCCACCGTGCGCGGCTCGTCATCAACTTCTCGCACCACGAGGGAACCCCAGACCCAGCAAGGCAAGTCCAGGCAGACAGGGGTTCCAGGATCTGACGGCCTCGGTTCAGCGCAGCGCCGAGTCATCGCGGGCGGCGCAGCCCGTCCAGCACGAGGGTGATGACATCGTCGGCTTCGGCTCGCCAGTGGGGGCGGTCATGGGCCGCGCCGATGCCGTGCAGCGCCATCATCACGGCCCCGGCATCCACGTCGTCGCGAACGGTGCCGTCCTGTACGGCGGCGGCCACCAGGTCGGTGACAGCCTGCTCCAGCGCCCGGCTGCCTTCGGTGAGGGCACCCGAGCGGGTGGTCATGAGCGTGGCCAGCGTCCGGGCCAGGCCTTCGTGGGCATCGATGTGGTCGACCATGCCGCGCAGGAAAGTCGCCAAAGCCTCCGCCGCGGGCAGCGTGGCCTGTAGCTGGCGGGCGCGGTCGCACAGCGTGGCGACCTCCCCGTGGTAGACCGCCTCGGCCAGTGCCTCCCGGGTGGGGAAGTGGCGGTACAGCGTGCCGGTGCCCACCCCGGCCAGGCGGGCGAAGTCATCGAAGCGCAGGTCGAAGAAGCCTCCGGCGTCGAAGACCTCCCGGGCTGTGGCGAGCAGGGCCTCGCGCTTGCGCTGGGCGTCAGCCCGCAGTGGCTTGTCGGCGGTCATGCGCTCCCTCCGTTGACAAATGGAGATGATCTCCATATCTTGAAAGTGGAGATGATCTCCAGATCGATGCTACCCCACGAGGTGCTGCGTGAAGATCCTGATGGTCGGCCGAGGCGTGATCGCCACCATTTACGGCTGGGCCCTGCACCAGGCGGGCCACGACGTCGAGTTCTCCGTCCGGCCGGGCCGCGCGGCGACGTACGGGGACACGGTGGATCTCGACCTGCTCGATACGCGGCGCCGGGTGTGGGGGCAGCGCGTCGTCGAGAAGTGGCCGGTGCGCTACCGCGAGGCGCTGGAGCCGGACCACGGCTTCGACCTGATCGTGCTCAGCGTGCCGCACCACCGCCTCACCGAGGCGGCGGCCTTCCTGGCCCCGCGCGTCGGCCAGGCCACGGTGCTGGTCTTCGGCAACCTCTGGACCGAGCCGACAGCCGCGATCGGCGCACTTCCCCTCGACCGGATCGCCTGGGGCTTTCCCCAGGCCGGTGGCGGCTTCGACGCGGACGGCGTGCTCCGCGGGATGCTGCTGCCCTCGGTCGTCTTCGGCACTCTCGGCCAGCCCCCGACCGACCGGGAGCGGGCCGTGCGCCAGGCGTTTCGCGAAGCCGGGCTCCGGATCAAGGAGCGGACCGACTTCCGCGGCTGGCTGTGGGTCCATTTCGTGTCGGACGCGGGTCTTCTCTCCCAGGGGCTGCGGCGGGGATCCCTGTCCCGGCTGGCCGGCTCGACGACCGCCCTGCGGGAGGGGCTGCTGACCGGCCGCGAACTGCTGCCGCTTCTCGAGGCGCGTGGCCTCGACCTGCGCCGTCACCGCGTCGCCGTGCTGCCGTTCCGGACGCCCTGGCTGACGGCCCCCGTTCTCGCCTGGCTGACCGCTCACTTCGCGCTCGCGCGCGTGAGTCTCACGGCGCACTCCGACCCCGACGCCGAGGAGCCGCGTGAGGTCTGCCGGGACACCCTGGCCGAAGCGCGGAGGTTGGGCGTCTCGGTACCGCGCTTGGAAGCGGCGGAACCACACTTCGCCCGGGAGGGCACGGGCCGAGTCTGAATCCACCGAGGTTGTCGGCCGCGGCTCTCCTCAGCCAGAACAACCCATCGCAACCATCGAGCTGTTCTTCTCTCTGTTCTCGTGCGAATGGGGTGTCTCGCCGTGTGGCGGGACACCCCATTCGCAGGTGGTTGATGCTTGTCAGTTCAGGCTGGTGCCGAGGGCCTGCCAGTCGAGGACCGGGGCGGCCAGGTCGCGGATGGTGGCGAGCAGGCCCAGGCGGGCGGCCTTGACCTCCGGGTCTTCGGCCATGACCAGGATCTCCTCGAAGAACGTGGTGATGGGCTCGACCAGGACCGATGCCGCGGGGACGAACTCGGCGAGGGTCGTCGGTGCGGGGGTGACCTTCTGGACGGCCTCGTGGAGGACGACCTCGGCGGGCTCGGTCAGCTTGCTGGCGTCGTACGTCGGGGCGGTGTCCGGCGGGACGATCCGGCGGGCGCGCTGGAGTACGGCGACGAGCTCGGCGAAGCCGTCCGTCTCGACCTGGCGCTGGAGCTCGGCCAGGGTCTCGTCGGCGAGGGCCGGGGCCTCGGCGAGCGGGAGGACCGCCGCCACCTGGAGGTGGTCGTCGCCGCGGTCGATCAGCTGCTGCTCGTAGCGGCGTACGGAGAACTCGGACACCTCGGCCAGCGACTCGGCCGGTACGTCGATGCCCTGGGCACCGATCTGCTCGGCGGCCGCGGCGAGGCCGACGGGGAGCGTGATCGCCCGCAACGACGGGTGCTCGCGCAGGATCGCGACCACACCAGCCGCGGCCCGCCGCAGGGCGAACGGATCCGACGAACCGGTCGGCTTCGCGCCGATCGCGAACAGCCCGGCGAGCAGATCGAACCGGTCGGCCAGCGCGAGCAGCGCGCCCGGGATCGTCGCCGGCACCGGATCGCCGGCCGAGCGCGGCAGCTCCATGTCGAACAGGGCCTGGGCGACCGCTTCGGTCTCGCCGGCGCGACGCGCGTACTCGCGCGCCATCGTCCCGGCCAGGCTGGTCAGCTCGACGACCATCTGCGAACCGAGGTCGAACTTCGCCAGCTCGGCGGCCCGGTTCAGCGTGGTCAGGTCGTCGCCGTCGAGGTCGACGGTCTTGCCGAGCGACTGCGCGATCCGCCCGATCCGGCCGGCCCGCTGGGCCATCGAGCCGAGCTTCTGCTCGAAGGCCAGTTTGTCCAGCTCGCCCTTCATCGTCTCCGGCGAGGTCTGCAGATCGGCCCGCCAGAAGAAGCTGGCATCCTCGTACCGCGCCCGCAGCACGCCCTCGTTGCCGCCACGGACGACGTCCGGCTTGACCGCACCGTTGGCCACGGCAACGAAGTGCGGAAGCAGCTTCCCGTCCGCTGAACGCACCGGCAGGTACCGCTGGTGCTTGCGCATCACCGTGGTCAGGATCTCGCCCGGCAGGTCCAGGTACGCCGGCTCGAAGCCACCCAGGATCGCGGTCGGTTCCTCGACCAGGTTGACGATCTGGTCGATCAGCGCGGACTCGCCCTCGACGTCGACGCTGCCGCCGACCGTGGCCGCCAGCTCCTGCGCCGCTTCGACGATCTGTGTACGACGCTTGGCCGGGTCGGCCTCGATGCCGTGGATCCGGAGCAGGTCGAGGTACCCCTCGGCGGCCGCGATCTCGACGGTCGGCTGGGCCGCCGTCCGGTGCACGCGGGTGATCCGGCCGGCGGTCAGCGTCGACGCGGCGACCGGGACGACCTGGTCACCGAGCAGCGCGACCAGCCAGCGCACCGGGCGGGTGAAGGACAGCTTGGCGTCGTTCCAGCGCATGTTCTTGTCCGAGCGCAGGCCGGTGACGATCTCGCTCAGTACGCCGCTCAGCACCTCGGCGGCACCGCGCCCCGGGTCGGGCTTGGTCACCGCGACATGGACCACACCGCCGACGTCCAGGTCGTGCAGCTCGGACGGGTCGACACCCTGACCGCGGGCGAACCCGGCGGCGGCCTTCGTGATGTTGCCGTCGGCATCGAACGCCGCGGCCTTCTTGGGGCCTCGGGCAACCTTCTCCGCGTCCGGCTCGAACGCCTGCACCTCGGTGACGAAGGCAACCACCCGGCGCGGGGTCGCGTACGTCGTCACCTTGCCGTGGCCGAGCCGCGTCGCGGCCAGCTTCTCGGTGAGGGCCTTGCGCACCGACTCGGCGGTCTTCGCGACCTCCGACGGCGGCATCTCCTCGGTACCGATCTCGAACAGCAGCTGACGGGTCCCACTGACCTTCGGGAACTCGGTCGGCTCCGGCGCCGCGGGCGGCAGCTCGGCCTTGCCCAGCGGGTACTCCAGCTCGGTCCGCCGCTCGGCCCACAGCTGCGCGACCTCACGAGCCAGCGTGCGCATCCGGCCGAACGCCTTCGCGCGTTCCGTCGTACTGACCGCGCCGCGGGAGTCGAGCACGTTGAAGGTGTGCGAGCAGCGCAGCACGTTGACGTGCGCCGGGACCGGCAGGCGCGCGTCCAGCATCCGGCGCGCCTCGGCGGCGTACTCCTCGAAGAGCCGCTTCTGGCTCTCCACGTCGGCGTCGTCGAGGTAGTACCGGCTCATCTCGTACTCGGCCTGGCCGAACGCCTCGCCGTACGAGATGCCCGGCGCGTACGCGATGTCCTTGAAGTGCGAGACGCCCTGCAGCGCCATCATGATCCGCTCGATGCCGTAGGTGATCTCCACCGACACCGGGTCGAGCGTCATGCCGCCGGCCTGCTGGAAGTAGGTGAACTGGGTGATCTCCAGCCCGTCCAGCCAGACCTCCCAGCCGAGTCCCCAGGAACCGGTCGCGGGGTTGGCCCAGTTGTCCTCGACGAAGCGCACGTCGTGGGCGTGGATGTCGATGCCGAGCACTTCCAGGCTGGCCAGGAACAGTTCCTGCGGGTTGCCCGGGTCCGGCTTGAGCACCACCTGGAACTGGGTGTGCGTCTGCAGCCGGTTCGGGTTCTCGCCGTAGCGGCTGTCGTCGGGGCGCACACTCGGCTCGACGTACGCGACCCGCCACGGCTCGGGACCCAGCACCCGCAGGATGGTGGCCGGGTTCAGCGTGCCGGCACCCACCTCGGTGTTGAACGGCTGCACCACCATGCAGCCCCGGTCGGTCCAGTACTTCGTCAGCGCGAGCAGCGCGTCCTGCATGGTGAGCACGACAACAACCTCGGGTTCGGTATGGGGATCTCAAGACCCTGACAGCCGGGCAAGCCACCGGGATCGACCTCCGAAGTCTATTAGCCCCCACCGAGTGCTCGCGCCACCCGTCGCTGACGGGGTGCTCGGGGGCCAATCCGGGCGGGTGGGCTGGGGCTGCTCGGGGCGCTTCGACGGGGTGGATTAGCGTGGCGGGGTGACCAGACCTGTGCACGCGCCTGTCGTTCACTGATCGATCCGTTCCGCTCCCCGGCGCCGTTCGGCGGCCGGGTGAGCCGCGCTGCCCTCTGGACACCTTCTCCGCAGCAGGAACGGCTGATGAACACACTTCTCGTCATCGACGACGCGTGGTCCGCGTCG
The Kribbella italica DNA segment above includes these coding regions:
- a CDS encoding aconitate hydratase, translated to MIGPDYQPLRWIAPEHLPRTLRILLENALRHGTASDVLANWVPGATGEIEVYPSRVFLHDTNGVPVLADLAAMRDAMVELGGDPARVDPLVPAELVVDHSVIADVFGRPDAMQRNVELEYRRNGERYRFLRWGQQAFEQLKVVPPGAGIMHQVNLEKLARVVEVRDGKAFPDLCLGTDSHTTMVNGLGVLGWGIGGIEAEAALLGQSVSMVIPKVVGVRLVGALPAGSTATDLVLTITERLRAHGVVGKLVEFHGPALADLPVPDRATIANMSPEFGSTVAWFPIDERTLDYLRFTGRDHVDLVENYAKEQGLWHDTTKILYDEELVIDLAEVVPSIAGPNRPNQRIALTEVAHDKSSGEGLSDDSVVIAAITSCTNTSNPSVMVAAGLVAKKAVELGLETKPWVKTTLSPGSKVVMDYYAAAGLTPYLEKLGFHLAGFGCMTCIGASGGLADGVTEVVKSNNLSVAAVLSGNRNFESRIQPDVRQNYLASPPLVVAYALAGRLGIDLTAEPIADGVYLKDLWPTQAEIDAVIQSALRPEMFTAAYADVFAGDARWRGLEVDDSTTYPWEDDSTYLRRPPYLEAKVPSDLKNARALVRLGDSVTTDHLSPAGAIPPDSMAGRYLRELGVKELNTYASRRGNHLVMMRGAFANLRLRNQLVDREGGYTTKDGELMSVYDAAEAYKSQNTPVVVVAGKDYGTGSSRDWAAKGPALLGVRAVLAQSFERIHRSNLVGMGILPLEFAASEGDDLTGEHPIDITLGDDGFATVESGGRRYRLRIRLDTPRESEYYRHGGVLPYVLQRLKAGDL
- a CDS encoding GntR family transcriptional regulator, whose product is MDEQNGNRPTKAEAAYGLVRARILSGELVAGAVIQQGPLARDLGISTTPLREALRRLMSDGLVELDAHRDARVTSLTAEEARDLLEIRRSLDPLAAGLAAERRTRAELDTIRATATELLPLRADPASYELATHRRFHSAIYQASHNHLLIQSLDALWDKADRYRRLALETGRSEEDLERTRADHLALVEAIATRDSETAAAVMLAHVNASLGARAATHLHEGDNAHA
- a CDS encoding isocitrate/isopropylmalate family dehydrogenase, which produces MNPTPRSYRLGILLGDGIGPEIVPAAVEVMDAAVVAAGAAPIEWVPLPLGAAAIETHGSALPAATLETLGELDGWLLGPHDSAAYPEPHRSELNPSGAIRKHFDLYANIRPARSFDDRGTDLVVVRENTEGFYADRNTFAGTGEYMPTKDVAIAMGVFTRPAIERIAREAFELARRRRRHLTVVHKANVLRVSTGMFLAICREIAADYPEVEVDDFHIDAMTVHLVRRAADFDVVVTENMFGDILSDLAGELAGSLGIAPSVNASAERAMAQAAHGSAPDIAGRDLANPTAMIGSGGMLLDWLGRRCDDPAASKAAQLVDDALFATIRAGVSTRDLGGTAGTAEFGSAVAKAIASA
- a CDS encoding 2-dehydropantoate 2-reductase N-terminal domain-containing protein; protein product: MKILMVGRGVIATIYGWALHQAGHDVEFSVRPGRAATYGDTVDLDLLDTRRRVWGQRVVEKWPVRYREALEPDHGFDLIVLSVPHHRLTEAAAFLAPRVGQATVLVFGNLWTEPTAAIGALPLDRIAWGFPQAGGGFDADGVLRGMLLPSVVFGTLGQPPTDRERAVRQAFREAGLRIKERTDFRGWLWVHFVSDAGLLSQGLRRGSLSRLAGSTTALREGLLTGRELLPLLEARGLDLRRHRVAVLPFRTPWLTAPVLAWLTAHFALARVSLTAHSDPDAEEPREVCRDTLAEARRLGVSVPRLEAAEPHFAREGTGRV
- a CDS encoding glycine--tRNA ligase; its protein translation is MQDALLALTKYWTDRGCMVVQPFNTEVGAGTLNPATILRVLGPEPWRVAYVEPSVRPDDSRYGENPNRLQTHTQFQVVLKPDPGNPQELFLASLEVLGIDIHAHDVRFVEDNWANPATGSWGLGWEVWLDGLEITQFTYFQQAGGMTLDPVSVEITYGIERIMMALQGVSHFKDIAYAPGISYGEAFGQAEYEMSRYYLDDADVESQKRLFEEYAAEARRMLDARLPVPAHVNVLRCSHTFNVLDSRGAVSTTERAKAFGRMRTLAREVAQLWAERRTELEYPLGKAELPPAAPEPTEFPKVSGTRQLLFEIGTEEMPPSEVAKTAESVRKALTEKLAATRLGHGKVTTYATPRRVVAFVTEVQAFEPDAEKVARGPKKAAAFDADGNITKAAAGFARGQGVDPSELHDLDVGGVVHVAVTKPDPGRGAAEVLSGVLSEIVTGLRSDKNMRWNDAKLSFTRPVRWLVALLGDQVVPVAASTLTAGRITRVHRTAAQPTVEIAAAEGYLDLLRIHGIEADPAKRRTQIVEAAQELAATVGGSVDVEGESALIDQIVNLVEEPTAILGGFEPAYLDLPGEILTTVMRKHQRYLPVRSADGKLLPHFVAVANGAVKPDVVRGGNEGVLRARYEDASFFWRADLQTSPETMKGELDKLAFEQKLGSMAQRAGRIGRIAQSLGKTVDLDGDDLTTLNRAAELAKFDLGSQMVVELTSLAGTMAREYARRAGETEAVAQALFDMELPRSAGDPVPATIPGALLALADRFDLLAGLFAIGAKPTGSSDPFALRRAAAGVVAILREHPSLRAITLPVGLAAAAEQIGAQGIDVPAESLAEVSEFSVRRYEQQLIDRGDDHLQVAAVLPLAEAPALADETLAELQRQVETDGFAELVAVLQRARRIVPPDTAPTYDASKLTEPAEVVLHEAVQKVTPAPTTLAEFVPAASVLVEPITTFFEEILVMAEDPEVKAARLGLLATIRDLAAPVLDWQALGTSLN
- a CDS encoding TetR/AcrR family transcriptional regulator, which codes for MTADKPLRADAQRKREALLATAREVFDAGGFFDLRFDDFARLAGVGTGTLYRHFPTREALAEAVYHGEVATLCDRARQLQATLPAAEALATFLRGMVDHIDAHEGLARTLATLMTTRSGALTEGSRALEQAVTDLVAAAVQDGTVRDDVDAGAVMMALHGIGAAHDRPHWRAEADDVITLVLDGLRRPR
- a CDS encoding alpha/beta fold hydrolase, with the protein product MEVVVRSDVLAVPGAQLYYEVRGAGPVLLLICGGVYDAEAYAPLAEAFAGRYTVVTYDRRGNSRSPLEGEPSAQEISTHAEDARRLLEVVSPGAPAEVFGNSSGAIIALELAARCPEVVGTVVAHEPPLFHLLPDRAHWSQLMDDVEETFRAGGPWAALEVFNAGFAGGEEAEAPAGEDELGPGSIPEPSGEVQERMQRNFGFFIGYEVPSFGRYRVELEQLDGVRVVAGVGELSAEEPPGRAASALAEGMGQTASVFPGDHGGFGSAAEGFAVVLDRVLREGA
- a CDS encoding GDSL-type esterase/lipase family protein, whose protein sequence is MPDALWTGYRFREVDADGWSTFWRLDPRGQATGLHDWHGRADRPGHRLWSRAATPAGVRASWRTTATEVRLELRAALDIYTKLAPVDFLVNGELYRRHELEIGEQQLVVDLPGDDVDLTIWLPQAGAIAVRTTSFTGDAIPSPPTGPRWLTYGSSITQCTGAYGPSETWPALVARRHGWDLTAMGFSGECHLDPIAARTIRDTPARLISLCLGINIYGGATFSGRTLPGQVESFLHTVRDGHPHTPIVLITPLVAPEHEGKPNEVGLTLDDVRACIELGARSLADPDLQLIDGRTILTPEEAKALYADDLHPGPDGYRLIADRLAPLLTLPL